One genomic segment of Palaemon carinicauda isolate YSFRI2023 unplaced genomic scaffold, ASM3689809v2 scaffold619, whole genome shotgun sequence includes these proteins:
- the LOC137637269 gene encoding 52 kDa repressor of the inhibitor of the protein kinase-like, with the protein MALVRFVAEFDPVLKDHSERSKEGAKGRATYLSLLIQNEFIAVVGNSVREKLVGDVKESKYYGVMYDSTPDISQQDQHSLVVRYLTVKQGIISVKETFLGYMNLEGKDAESIEEGIRTGLQSFGLDFDNCRAVCFDNTSAMAGTHTYVQRRLCERNSKIVFINNNNHSLNFASVDTVKSGVGSMTFFNILNQIFNFFSRSTARWDTLKKATAVTLRSSTDTRWSSRAEATCALQSTRVLRNFDDVQKRRKCPEMTFKDAYEDLTALAIWLQENRDTSAQEAVTKSLEVEIKRVRRQKCMPGELVRDEPLTPHTNMKRKLLVAVDKLVEEVQSRRA; encoded by the exons ATGGCATTAGTACGATTTGTTGCAGAGTTCGATCCAGTTCTCAAAGACCACTCGGAGAGAAGCAAAGAGGGCGCTAAAGGAAGGGCTACATATTTATCTCTTTTGATACAAAATGAGTTCATAGCCGTGGTAGGTAATTCTGTGCGAGAAAAACTTGTGGGAGATGTCAAGGAAAGTAAGTACTATGGAGTTATGTATGACTCGACCCCAGATATTTCACAACAGGATCAACATTCCTTAGTTGTTCGCTATTTAACAGTGAAACAAGGCATAATTTCAGTGAAAGAGACGTTCTTAGGATACATGAACCTCGAGGGTAAAGATGCTGAATCAATTGAGGAAGGAATTCGTACAGGATTACAGTCTTTTGGTCTGGACTTTGATAATTGCAGGGCTGTTTGCTTTGACAATACCAGTGCCATGGCTGGGACACACACATACGTTCAACGTCGATTATGTGAGAGAAACTCAAAAATTGtgtttattaacaacaataatcataGTCTAAACTTTGCAAGTGTAGACACAGTTAAATCTGGTGTAGGTTCAATGACCTTTTTCAACATTCTCAACCAGATTTTCAATTTCTTCAGCCGAAGCACTGCAAGATGGGACACACTAAAGAAAGCTACTGCTGTAACTCTCAGGAGTAGCACTGACACTAGATGGAGTTCTAGGGCAGAGGCCACCTGTGCCCTTCAGAGTACTAGAG TTTTAAGAAACTTTGATGATGTTCAAAAACGCCGCAAGTGCCCTGAGATGACTTTCAAGGATGCATATGAAGATCTTACAGCACTAGCCATATGGTTACAAGAGAACCGGGATACCAGTGCCCAAGAAGCAGTCACTAAAAGTTTAGAAGTAGAAATAAAACGAGTGAGACGACAAAAGTGTATGCCTGGGGAATTGGTCAGAGATGAACCACTCACCCCTCACACTAACATGAAAAGAAAACTTCTGGTTGCTGTGGACAAACTTGTTGAAGAAGTGCAGTCACGTAGAGCatga